Proteins from one Solenopsis invicta isolate M01_SB chromosome 11, UNIL_Sinv_3.0, whole genome shotgun sequence genomic window:
- the LOC105198797 gene encoding uncharacterized protein LOC105198797 isoform X2 — protein MDRTMAKGRAATIFSIVLLAIACLHSVVGVKVHTEVTSLNETAHHDDDIVEENEVSLSHESENKTDEFLHDHPHNFYGKPTKFDIHVDDKANYQIEPTRMANVTANPIEINSTIDHFLPNSSECRGKLTVSCIRKDFSNFLDQLSRVDTYNVTESVQIVKNPEANLPACDDRKRDVDPNLNLLDKVHHYARTHVMKIRLNKDLNLASKARTFFGSFGLKKLLLPLFFGVQILKSVLLALFLPSIIGSIGNIVGKGVSSFAQSSHAAPVAGSEESFEFKDNADLYNDDYLTRQPVGTLPASAMYDESMMQTQKTPDIASRYGFVDSRISHANALSDRYYTRHVAAHGLSKKQDFKVFHEIPTSSLLLTNYDPFYSPLLSRLDAVFSRLGHNTEGCREYAVCAMYRSPARYAPYSNLVSAQLSRELNELRKPSSDNPDVLRFFRYMKAAKDGQDGVKCEEIYANCANAREDQSLKQNQAMLATYQDINKLVQARKI, from the exons ATGGATCGGACAATGGCAAAAGGGAGAGCAGCCACGATATTTTCAATTGTGCTGTTGGCTATAGCGTGTCTTCATTCTGTCGTGGGGGTCAAGGTCCACACGGAGGTTACGTCCTTGAACGAGACCGCGCACCACGATGACGACATCGTCGAGGAGAATGAGGTGTCGCTCTCTCATGAATCTGAAAACAAAACTGACGAATTTCTTCATGATCATCCGCACAATTTTTATGGAAAACCAACGAAATTCGACATTCACGTGGATGACAAAGCAAATTATCAGATCGAGCCTACAAGGATGGCCAACGTTACTGCTAATccaattgaaataaattcaacgaTCGATCACTTTCTACCAAATTCGAGCGAATGCAGAGGAAAGCTTACAGTCTCCTGTATACGGAAGGACTTTTCGAACTTTTTAGATCAACTTTCGAGGGTTGACACCTATAACGTAACGGAATCTgtacaaattgtaaaaaatccTGAGGCAAACCTACCCGCGTGTGACGATCGAAAGAGAGACGTTGATCCGAATTTGAATCTTCTGGACAAGGTTCATCATTATGCCAGGACACACGTGATGAAGATACGGCTGAACAAGGATCTGAATCTCGCCAGCAAAGCCAGGACGTTCTTCGGTT CATTTGGTCTCAAGAAGCTCTTGCTACCCTTGTTCTTCGGCGTACAGATACTTAAGAGCGTGCTACTTGCTCTCTTCCTACCAAGTATCATTGGCAGCATTGGTAATATCGTTGGAAAAG GTGTTTCCTCCTTCGCACAATCTTCGCATGCCGCACCTGTGGCGGGATCGGAAGAAAGTTTCGAGTTCAAAGATAATGCTGATCTTTATAACGACGATTATCTGACGCGACAACCAGTAGGCACGTTACCAGCCTCCGCCATGTATGACGAGAGCATGATGCAGACGCAAAAAACTCCAGATATTGCATCTCGCTACGGATTCGTTGATTCGAGAATATCTCACGCGAATGCACTTTCGGATCGTTATTACACGCGACACGTGGCTGCTCACGGACTTTCTAAGAAACAGGATTTTAAG GTCTTCCACGAGATCCCGACGAGTTCTTTGCTTTTGACGAACTACGACCCGTTCTACTCGCCCCTGCTGTCACGTCTGGACGCCGTTTTCTCTCGTCTCGGCCACAATACGGAAGGCTGCAGGGAGTACGCGGTGTGCGCGATGTATCGAAGTCCCGCGCGTTACGCGCCATACTCGAATCTGGTCTCCGCTCAGCTATCTAGAGAGCTGAACGAATTGAGGAAACCCAGTAGCGACAATCCCGACGTTCTGCGGTTCTTCAGATACATGAAGGCCGCCAAGGACGGTCAGGACGGCGTCAAGTGCGAAGAGATCTATGCGAATTGTGCGAACGCTCGTGAAGATCAAAGCTTGAAGCAAAATCAAGCGATGCTCGCGACGTACCAAGATATTAACAAGCTCGTACAAGCGAGAAAGATTTGA
- the LOC105198797 gene encoding uncharacterized protein LOC105198797 isoform X1, with translation MDRTMAKGRAATIFSIVLLAIACLHSVVGVKVHTEVTSLNETAHHDDDIVEENEVSLSHESENKTDEFLHDHPHNFYGKPTKFDIHVDDKANYQIEPTRMANVTANPIEINSTIDHFLPNSSECRGKLTVSCIRKDFSNFLDQLSRVDTYNVTESVQIVKNPEANLPACDDRKRDVDPNLNLLDKVHHYARTHVMKIRLNKDLNLASKARTFFGSVFQGKSTFLTGFGLGFLAFGLKKLLLPLFFGVQILKSVLLALFLPSIIGSIGNIVGKGVSSFAQSSHAAPVAGSEESFEFKDNADLYNDDYLTRQPVGTLPASAMYDESMMQTQKTPDIASRYGFVDSRISHANALSDRYYTRHVAAHGLSKKQDFKVFHEIPTSSLLLTNYDPFYSPLLSRLDAVFSRLGHNTEGCREYAVCAMYRSPARYAPYSNLVSAQLSRELNELRKPSSDNPDVLRFFRYMKAAKDGQDGVKCEEIYANCANAREDQSLKQNQAMLATYQDINKLVQARKI, from the exons ATGGATCGGACAATGGCAAAAGGGAGAGCAGCCACGATATTTTCAATTGTGCTGTTGGCTATAGCGTGTCTTCATTCTGTCGTGGGGGTCAAGGTCCACACGGAGGTTACGTCCTTGAACGAGACCGCGCACCACGATGACGACATCGTCGAGGAGAATGAGGTGTCGCTCTCTCATGAATCTGAAAACAAAACTGACGAATTTCTTCATGATCATCCGCACAATTTTTATGGAAAACCAACGAAATTCGACATTCACGTGGATGACAAAGCAAATTATCAGATCGAGCCTACAAGGATGGCCAACGTTACTGCTAATccaattgaaataaattcaacgaTCGATCACTTTCTACCAAATTCGAGCGAATGCAGAGGAAAGCTTACAGTCTCCTGTATACGGAAGGACTTTTCGAACTTTTTAGATCAACTTTCGAGGGTTGACACCTATAACGTAACGGAATCTgtacaaattgtaaaaaatccTGAGGCAAACCTACCCGCGTGTGACGATCGAAAGAGAGACGTTGATCCGAATTTGAATCTTCTGGACAAGGTTCATCATTATGCCAGGACACACGTGATGAAGATACGGCTGAACAAGGATCTGAATCTCGCCAGCAAAGCCAGGACGTTCTTCGGTT CCGTGTTTCAGGGAAAGAGTACCTTTTTAACAGGATTCGGGCTTGGTTTTCTAGCATTTGGTCTCAAGAAGCTCTTGCTACCCTTGTTCTTCGGCGTACAGATACTTAAGAGCGTGCTACTTGCTCTCTTCCTACCAAGTATCATTGGCAGCATTGGTAATATCGTTGGAAAAG GTGTTTCCTCCTTCGCACAATCTTCGCATGCCGCACCTGTGGCGGGATCGGAAGAAAGTTTCGAGTTCAAAGATAATGCTGATCTTTATAACGACGATTATCTGACGCGACAACCAGTAGGCACGTTACCAGCCTCCGCCATGTATGACGAGAGCATGATGCAGACGCAAAAAACTCCAGATATTGCATCTCGCTACGGATTCGTTGATTCGAGAATATCTCACGCGAATGCACTTTCGGATCGTTATTACACGCGACACGTGGCTGCTCACGGACTTTCTAAGAAACAGGATTTTAAG GTCTTCCACGAGATCCCGACGAGTTCTTTGCTTTTGACGAACTACGACCCGTTCTACTCGCCCCTGCTGTCACGTCTGGACGCCGTTTTCTCTCGTCTCGGCCACAATACGGAAGGCTGCAGGGAGTACGCGGTGTGCGCGATGTATCGAAGTCCCGCGCGTTACGCGCCATACTCGAATCTGGTCTCCGCTCAGCTATCTAGAGAGCTGAACGAATTGAGGAAACCCAGTAGCGACAATCCCGACGTTCTGCGGTTCTTCAGATACATGAAGGCCGCCAAGGACGGTCAGGACGGCGTCAAGTGCGAAGAGATCTATGCGAATTGTGCGAACGCTCGTGAAGATCAAAGCTTGAAGCAAAATCAAGCGATGCTCGCGACGTACCAAGATATTAACAAGCTCGTACAAGCGAGAAAGATTTGA
- the LOC105198796 gene encoding uncharacterized protein LOC105198796 — translation MQLQRLLVIPGILLVLSLLACCQSAGKITFQDSDTEHQIDTQENLKKPSSQQRGFNPVQHVEDLFNYIGLGTGRNIDPYLAKVNERCLTGDLAECFKSRALNYFSDFFDHAEYSLNDNIRIKRMSEQVVTEVHRQPYEYSNEPRSGETEWDEMVNFMKRKMERFVKTMSFELTIPEEENDLNDAYKPRFLNEIADEIDTLEDKKDTLFSRHRLRKFLIPFLLIVKLFKVKLLLLLPLILGLASFKKFLGLLVILIPGIIGFLKFYKPYPNYYPPVYTKNGVAQSPYDSYSNFDYHGDQYGNINSYGQDLAYRGYQHYKS, via the exons ATGCAACTGCAGCGGTTGTTGGTAATTCCAGGAATTCTTTTGGTATTGTCTTTGTTGGCATGCTGTCAGTCTGCTGGGAAAATTACGTTTCAGGATTCTGATACTGAACATCAGATAGATACACAAg aaAATCTCAAAAAACCGTCATCGCAACAGAGAGGGTTTAATCCTGTTCAACATGTAGaagatttattcaattatattggTCTTGGAACTGGGCGAAATATTGATCCGTACTTGGCAAAGGTTAATGAACGTTGTTTAACTGGTGATTTAGCGGAATGTTTCAAATCACgagcattaaattatttttcggatTTTTTCGATCATGCCGAATATTCCTTAAACGATAATATTCGAATTAAGCGAATGTCTGAACAAGTAGTAACGGAAGTACATCGTCAGCCGTACGAATATTCCAACGAGCCTAG ATCCGGAGAAACAGAATGGGATGAAATggttaattttatgaaaaggaAGATGGaaagatttgttaaaacaatGTCTTTTGAATTGACCATTCCTGAGGAAGAGAATGATCTTAATGATGCGTATAAACcaagatttttaaatgaaatcgCTGATGAAATCGATACACTTGAAGACAAGAAGGATACACTATTCt CTCGTCATCGACTCAGGAAATTTCTTATACCGTTCTTgcttattgtaaaacttttcaAGGTGAAGCTATTACTATTATTGCCTTTGATTTTGGGATTAGCTTCATTCAAAAAATTCCTTGGACTATTGGTGATCCTCATACCTGGTATAATAGgttttttgaagttttacaaACCGTATCCAAATTATTATCCTCCAGTGTACACTAAAAACGGAGTCGCTCAATCTCCTTACGATTCATATTCGAACTTTGATTATCATGGAGATCAATATGGAAATATAAATTCCTATGGTCAAGATTTGGCATACCGTGGATACCAGCATTATAAATCCTAA
- the LOC105198795 gene encoding uncharacterized protein LOC105198795, protein MKATLILVLFGLGICLANPLEKKEKISVVEQQSVKLTDRAKYEEELLRKLNSKCSQNDISSCVMLKLVTYMNKLLKKASIELTDDIEIRKTSQTSEDVITFEAGRSKDDEIQVLDLVANKVYAFIKSRSIKWRILPEDDIVVSASEDETGSLNLGLSIERADKPVQDGRGKKNNMGPLIAAAVLKIGLIGGLAFKALALLVGKALLLSKIALLLASIIGLKKLFSQGKHVTYEVVAHHGSSHSLDHGHDSYSSGWARSFHDQTPIPGQPDAHELAYAAHVK, encoded by the exons ATGAAGGCGACTCTCATATTGGTTTTGTTTGGGCTTGGTATATGCTTGGCTAATCCTTtggaaaagaaggaaaaaataaGTGTCGTCGAGCAACAGTCCGTGAAGCTAACAGATCGAGCCAAGTACGAGGAAGAACTTCTTCGTAAACTCAACTCGAAATGCTCCCAGAACGACATCAGCAGTTGCGTGATGTTAAAGTTGGTGACGTATATGAACAAGTTGCTGAAAAAGGCTTCGATCGAGCTTACGGACGACATTGAGATTAGGAAGACGAGTCAAACGTCGGAAGATGTGATCACGTTCGAAGCCGGTAGAAGCAAGGACGATGAAATTCAAGTCCTTGATCTCGTTGCGAATAAAGTTTACGCCTTCATCAAATCGAGAAGTATCAAGTGGAGAATTCTACCCGAAGACGACATCGTCGTATCCGCGTCGGAAGATGAGACCGGTTCGTTAAATTTGGGTCTGTCTATTGAGCGCGCCGACAAACCTGTCCAAGacg GTCGTGGGAAGAAAAACAATATGGGTCCACTGATCGCCGCAGCCGTCTTGAAAATTGGTCTCATCGGCGGTCTCGCATTCAAGGCTCTTGCCCTCTTGGTCGGCAAAGCTCTACTTTTGTCCAAGATCGCGCTTCTGTTGGCCAGTATCATAGGTTTAAAGAAACTCTTCTCACAAGGAAAGCATGTGACCTATGAGGTGGTAGCGCACCATGGCTCGAGTCATTCACTTGACCATGGTCATGATAGTTACTCCAGCGGTTGGGCAAGAAGTTTCCACGATCAAACGCCAATTCCTGGACAGCCAGATGCCCACGAGCTGGCTTATGCGGCGCACGTAAAGTGA